DNA sequence from the Eschrichtius robustus isolate mEscRob2 chromosome Y unlocalized genomic scaffold, mEscRob2.pri SUPER_Y_unloc_1, whole genome shotgun sequence genome:
CACTTACTTTCTTCTGCCAGGTTTCGATTTCATCTATTATTCCTTCCCTAGTTTCTCCTGGAGGAAGCTTAGCTCATTAATGTGAGACcttcttttctcattaaaaaaagcaaaattaaagctGTACACTTCCTTCTGTTCTGCTTTTattgcatcccacagattttcatatattgttgCTCATTACTGTTAAATTCAAAACATATTCTAATTTGCCTTGTGATTTCTTTTGACCCAGGTACTGCTGAGGAGTTTATTGTCTAATTTCAAATTCTGGCATACTTTACGAATTACCAGATACCTGATTTAATTCTGCTGTAACcagaaaacataatttgaatGACTTAAAtcctttaaatttattgaaatttatTGTGTGGCCCAAAATATGACCTACCTCAGTGAATTTTCCAGATGCACTTGAAAATTAAGTGTCTCTGTGGGTTGGAGTGTTTGATTTCCCACATTTCTCTTCACAAAACAAAATCTAGATGGCAAAGTGACATGTTAGAAActtggcaataataataatgataataataacaataataatctgTAGAGAAAGAGAGTGTATTTGGGATAGCACATCAGGAATACAAGCTTTCAGGAACAAAAAGAAGGGTCAGATGTAAGGTGGATATGATCTTTGCAAGCAGTGTTGTTTGTGGCAGCCGTAGGGTAGCCCAGGGACATTGTAGGGCTACTTGCCAAGAGCAGAAGTAGACAGCAGTTATTCCCAAAGCTTTGTAAAGAGTCAAAGTGAAAACTGAAGTTCTGTtctcatattttattaaattatgaaaTGAGAAATAGTAGCTTCTTTCTGTatctctcctccctccactgACTTTTCAATTTGGAACCTCTAAGATAAATCCGTTACATGGAATACCAAGTGTGAACCAAGAATGGTggtatgaaaaataaacaaaaagaaactctTTAGTTTCCCAGTTTGCGGAAGCATAGAAACTCGACAGTATTTTGACTTGTCAGCAAAGCAGATATGGATCCAAGCACACACTGGCCTGTGAAATCCGTTTGGTTGTTGTAATTGCTGTTGTTTAGTCTGTAAGAGTCCTGGAATTTACATCAATGATGTGACAGTGCTGATGTATTCCAGTGGACGAATGTCGATGAGTGTTATGTCACCCTTGGTCCTTCAGTCAATACCACGTGTTAAGGAAAGCCTGGCACCTACGGAAATAAGGATGGGAGCTTGAGCAAATCCGATTTTTTAAACACAGAGTAGGTCAGAGCAGCCTGACTAAATACCAAGATTCATGGACGGAAAAGTGAGAGATGAGATTAGAAGGAGGAGAATCACCAGACGAGCCAGAGGGCTGTGAACACCGTCCCAGAAGTAACTtggatagaaataaaaatatgctaaTTTATTCTTCCATTAATTCCTATTGTTTTCTAACATTGCTACATTTTTCCTGATTAGAGTGTATAAAAACCATCCAAATTCAAGCATTACAAAATCCACTCATGTATTAAAAGAGTGGGAGTCTCCCAAATTGGTGCGGTACCTAATAAATTACTACTGCCTAACATTCttaatatttctttgatttttccttCTGAATATACAAgtgtatataatatttttataaaaagtaaattatgcCTTGTATAAAAAAAATGAcgttttattttagctattctaaaatttttgTCTCATGTATGGCAAAATGTCGCTTTCTCCTGGCTATTCTGCTTGCACAATATTCCATGTTAAGAAATACAACTGTCCCATCATTCTTTTTAAGCATGGTATAgtagtttcttataaaaatatgcagtaatttattatatttgatGAGTTCTTCCTAACATGTCGCTGATATAAACAGTGCTACCTTCTTGTATATGTTTTTTTAGACTTGAGGAAATATTTCTAGAGTATACATTGCTAAAAACAGAAATGTCAGGTTATAAAGCAcataatatttacaattttactAGACATTACCAAAATGCTTTCTAAAACGTAGTATCAATTTATACGTCCACTAAGACTACTGCAACTTCCCAGTAAGGATATTAcctttccatatttaaaaaattgaatactcCAGAGGTGacattttattgttgtttaagTTATCGATTCTGTAAATTTTAGTAAGGTTGAAGATACCTCAATATGTTAATTAGGCCACATTCTTTTTCACTGAATTGCCCACTTTAACAATTTAGTACAATATTCCTGCCAAAGTTCTACATGCAATTTGTTAAGGGGACTCCATAGGCAGCAGAATGAACCTTCTATGCATATGACCTAAGCATAGCCTTGGTACCTAAGCACTGGCAGGAGATATTAGGAGTTGGGGGACCCTGTCCCAACCTTTTCTTTGGTGTTTAAGTCCTTTGCAAGACCTTACCAAATGTTCTGAATGTGGATAAATACCCTGGAGTCCTTAGAACAAGCCCCGTCTGAGGTCCCCTAAGACCACGCACCAATATGCTGTCCCACTCCCACTGCAGGGTTATTAGAGCATAGTTTATTTTTACCAGCACCAGGAAAGACAGGGACCAGCATGCGGGAGCCCCCAGGGTTCCTTGAGGTTTACAGTTCAAGAAGCTGAGAAGACCTGTTTCCACAGTGTCTGTGGGGTGGCTGTGGGGACAGCAGCTGGCAGAGGCCAAGCCTTGCCTTCTAGACCTTCGGATGTCTCCACTGTAGAAGGGGCATAGCTGGGGTGTAGATGTTCAAATACAAAACCTGACACTGAGCAGGCGATCTAACTCAGTGCACTTTGAAGGGGACATCCGCGGCTCCGTGAACTTTGATTGTCAACCCCTCGTCCTGGAAAGAGCTGGGGCTTTTGGGAGAAGGCTCTTCTACCAAAAGTTGTGGAGTGAGAGCTCAACATGTGGGACGGAAATGGTACTGTCAATACGCCACCCTCAGGGACGCCTGTGTTGGAGCCGCTGTATCTGGGAAGAGAGAAGAACACTGGGGGGACAAACATTGAACATTCCCTGCTCCGTGCGTGGCAGAGTCTGTCCTTTGCCTGGTCCAGAGACAGACGTGCTTCTGGGAAGCAGCCAGCCACTTGGCAAGGAGCACCCGAAGCGCTCACCACTTCCTGGGTGAGCTCGGTATGCTCTAGGTCTTCCCATTGGCCTCAGGGGCACGGAGTGCTGGCAAGGCCCCAGAAGAAGGACAGTGCCTTTGTGGTAGAAACACAGTGTGTCCAGCCATTCAGCGAGGACGGGACACCGCTACCAGAGTGTTCATGAGAAAACTGTTTACTTTTTGGGGACTTGGTCTGAAGCGGGCCTTGGGCAAAGGGCTTAAGCCTGTCTGAAAATATGgatattaaccactgtgccgtcACGGGACAGAGAGCACACAGCTGGGCGGCCTGGCACTTGCCTGTTTAACATCCCCAACTCCCCACTCCCCTCACCTCGCTCCTCTCCCCGTGTGCCCTTTGTACCCAAACTGAGTCCCccggaaaaaagaacagagttcaCGTGAGCTCACTCAGATGTGAGGgaatctgtttttgtttgcttatccGTTTCCCAGCAAAGTTACCTTTTCCCCTGGTCACCTTTGCCAGAGCAAACTAACACCCTCACTGCCTTCCCACCCGTGTCTCTCTCACCTCCCCACATGCCCTCCATATACCTTATACCCCCATGTCCTAAGATGTTGTCTGGAACCTAGCCCTGAGAGGCTAATTGTCTCAGCAAAAGACCCTGTGTTCATATACACTAGAAGGGCATCTGGTCCAACAGTGAATTAAACGTTAAGGCTTTCTCCCATTGTATCCCATTAAAGTGCCTGATGATATGCAACAGGGATATGCAATCAGCATGCCCCCACAATTTCATATACACTAGAAGGGCATCTGGTCCAACAGTGAATTAAATGTTAAGGCTTCCTCCCATTGTATCCCATTAAAGTGTCTGATGATATGCAACAGGGAGGTTACATGGAGGACCACTATCCAACAAAATTAACTTCCAGCATTTCAATCTCAGGCCCTAGCTCACCAGCCCCGTTCCTTGAACTTCCACATTTCCCTTGGAAGAATGACAGGCCCCAGTTAACCAGCCCTTCTCTTATTTCTCCTTCCTGCCCAAGCCCCATCCCACAGGAAGAACTGCATCCTCTGATGCAATCCCAAAGTATGACTTCCCCCCGCCTCTACAACTCTCCATGGACTGGTAACTCCCAGGCAGCGAACTGAGAAGCCTAGCTGCGCCTGATGTATCTACCCTGAGCCCCTGCACAAAcgccacacaaacacatacaactGATGCTGTTTATTTATCTTCCGGTTTTATTCCAGGTTTActggtgtctccctctctgtacgtTTCACCACCAGACCTCTCTTCATTTCTTCGTGTGCATGACAACCATGTTGACCGTTCGCCTTCATCTGAAGCAGCTTCTTAGGTCAAGGGTGCTTGCTCCATCACACGCATCTCAAAATCGGGAGTTCCTTtggaaacacacacagacacacacataataaCCCATCCTCCCTGAACAACGCTAAAGACCGCTTTAACTTTTTAAGGCCCTGCCCAGGAGACAGAGTCACATTCCCTGTGATCTCTTACATTTCCTCCAACCACATATTAGAAACGACCCTTCCTAATCTACGCAAAATGGCCACTGTTCTCACCATAGCCGTGGGAGGTGAAGGAGATGCATGAGAAAATTAAAAGGTGACTGTGAtgatcaaaacagaaaaaaatgatgggACAGCGGGGTAAGGCTTTGCCCAAAGGGGACTCACAGACCTCTGTGgaaagggggtggtggggggaaccTGAGGCAAGCCCAAATTTAAGGGGGCGGTACAGGAGGCCTGAGGGTGGGGTTGACGGCCATGGAATGACAGTTCAGAGACGTGCACCTTTGAATCTCAGTGACTGTGACTCTCATGCTGCTTCACTTGCCTAAAGCTTCCCTAGTCAGCACCAGTTCTGCACTGCAGTTTTCCAGATGTGCTGTCTCACCCTGATGCCCTCACGCCCTGGTGTCACTGTATGcctctgagcctcaacttctCCATGAGTGAAATAAATGACCCAGCTTACTCGTTTCAGCGCCCAGCCCCTGGGCCCCTCACCTATCTGTCCTCCTCTCACTTACCTGTCCCGGTGGTGCCTTCCTCCCTGGGGTAGTAGAGCAGGGGATTGGGCCACAGGTCCTCGCTGATGATCTGGTAGGGGAAAGGGGCCCGGTCGGGACAGGCCAGCCCAGGCCaggcccacacccctccccccgaGCAGCCAAACAACATCGCCATTGCTGAGGAGGCCCAGAGGCACCCCACCTCAGCAATCCTGCTAGATCCTGCAAAGCTGTGGTCACAGAACCACCTGAAGAAGTCACGGCTGCTGCTGTGGTGCCTGCGGCTATACGCCTCACTTTCAAAACGCTGGTGCCACTGAATTGGAGTGGAATGAGATGCCACGTATCCTGTGGGAAAAGGAGCATGGGAGAAGGGCCTAAATCATGTTTCAAGTTCACCTCACCCCATCTGCCCTCCCCCACAATCCAGGGAGCTGTCTCTTGCCAGTGACGTTAATGAGATACTCCTTAACAACCACTTCATTCTGGAAATAGCGGTTGTTCCGGAAAAACAACACGATCTTGCAGCAATCACTGGGATATCTGAGTTCTTCCACCTGATGGgataaagaggaggaggagggtgaaaTCTGTCTCCAGTAGACCTGCTCTTTCCTGCTTTCCGGGATAAATcatttcccctctcctccccagcctcagcctccccAGCCTGACCTTCAAGTTGGTCATGTAGCGAAGCATGTCTTTATCTAGGTCATTCATCGTGGCCGACATCTGGTGGTGGTTCACAAACTGCTTTACGTCAAGGAGCCTCTAGATGCCGGAGGTAAAAGGCCTACGAGCACAGAGCGAGCCTGGAGAGCAGCCTGGGAGTGTCTGATCTCAACTCCCCAGTAGTATCTAGTCCTATTCCTTCAATACAGACTGCATGAAGGCACAATGAGCCCCTCGGGGTGTGCATATCTGTGCATGAAAACAGGGAGCCTCCGTTTCTGAGAGGGAGGCCCTGACCTCCATCTGGACAGAACAAGCTTATATCTGCACAGCAAACACTCCTGGCTCTAACTAGGATGAGCATTCATAACTCCCCACTCTCACCCCCATTTCCCTTGATGGGTATTCCAAGGAGAGCCTGTGCACAAGACAACCCTTTTGTCTCAAGAGGCCCTGGTACTAATGACAATACCTTTTTGGACCTCTGCAACTAAAGCCCTAGTCTTGTTTCCTGCTATGCAGAAAATCAGCATGCCCCCACAATTTCAGGATCACATTTCCATGAGTGTGCCCACAATGCAAAATCCAATGGATACATTTTGGTACCCAAACGGCCCTCTATGTTAGGTACCTCTTGCTGTAGCCCCGCCACCACGTGGTCTCTCAACTACAAAATTAAGGATACAACTTTGACCCAGAAGCCAGGAATGCTCTGGATGATGGTGCTTCTGTGTTCTAGATAGGTCTTCCGCCTCCAAAGTGTTCTGAGCTTGAGACGAGCGCAGGCTCGTGTGCATTGCCTATTCAGAGGCTCCATCTGTAACTGCACGGCCTCCAGCACCTCCAGCGGGGAGGGGGCGCTCTTCGGGGACGGTCCTGGctcttcctgctcctcctcctggggtTTCTCCTCCCGCTCTTCCGCCACCACGTGCTCCCGCTCCTCCCgctcttcctgcccctcctcctgggcCTTCTCCTCGGGCTCTTCCACGAGCATCTGCTCCTCCTGCTGTTCTTGCTCCTCGTCCTCCTCCGCCACCACCTCTACCTCTTCCATGATATCCTCCACAGGCAGCCAAAACACCTCCCCGATCCGCGCCACCTCTCCCTCCAACAGGGCCGCGCCTTGCTGCACTACCTCCCCACTAAAGATGGCGGCCCCCTCGCCGCACCCATCAGCTAGTGCCGGCACCCTACCCACCTCCCGCACCACACCTGGGGACCCGCGGGCCCCTGCTTTCTGAGGACCCCCTCCCACACCTAGGATGACCCAGGGTCCCTGGGCAGTGCCGCCTTCCCCGGGCCCCGCCTTACTGCCCATGTGGACCTGGCTCTGAGCTGGGGCAGTGGCAAAAGTGGGGCAGTTGTAAATTCAGCACGTGGGCGGCAGAGAACGCAGCACCAGCGACCGCAGTCACGCTTCGCTGCGGACTGAATCGCTCCCTGGAGCCTCTGCGGTGAAGAGGCCTGAAACGCATGCGCAGGAGCTTTTTATACCAGGCACGCGTGACCAGGCGGCAGGAAGGAGCTGCAAGCCACGCCCAGGCCGCTCGTCCCCATCACGACCAATCAGGGCGAGGACAGTGGGCGTCACCTTCGTGTCCGGCAAACCCACCTCTTTACtaaagtttttttcctttgctcaaCAGCAGAAAAGCTATGGAGTGAAGAGCTCCGTGTGAGTGTCTGTCTCCTCTCGGCCTttctgtgtggatgtgtgtgtggatgtgtgtgtgtggatgtgtgtgtgtgtgtgtgtctggtccCTCCCTCCGTGGCCCACTCTCCTGGGATCTCTGTCCCCTCTGGATACTTAAAGTCTCACAGAAAGAAAGGTATCTTGCCCGGAACCAAATGACCTCTCCTACTCTCTATGACTGGCACACATGGGTGCTCGGACTTTCTGCATCCACACGTTTGCATACTGCCTTTTGGATGTTTGAGTGGCGGTGAACATTTGCCGTTCTTCTAGCCAACATAAGGTGACAGGCGTCCCTCCCGCAATGGACACTGACATTGCACAAGACGAAGGGGACTTGGCCATCCTGTCTTTTCAGAGATGGACAGAGGGACGACACTGGGGGAACACTCGCAACATTGTTTGGACACCAACACAGTGAGGTGCTGAGGACTGCACCCAGGCAAGTGCCACTACACTCGCACGCAAACCTTCACCACTGCCGACTGGAGGAATTGAAGTCTGCCTACCCCAAAGATGCCCTTTGAAAGTGGTTCTGCTCTTGTCCACCTTCCAAATGAGAGCACATCCCAGCCCAGCCCTTTGCCCCAGGCTTGTGGGACAGGGGAGCAGGGGTAGAATCAAGCTAAGCCATCAGGTCCATAATCCTGAGCCACAAAAGTTGtcagaaaataaaagagtgaTTGATGCTTTAAACTATCAGAAAAAGTGTGAGGCAGTCAGTTATACCTCGGTGTGGGTCGGTCTGCCAAGCCTTACCAAAAAAAAGGCAAGGTGTTTCTCAAGGGCCTAcacaggggtggggggaaaggtTGCCCGTGCACTGGAGAAGGAGATAAAGGTGGCTGTAGCTGGGatgggagtggggctgggggcgggggggtcttTCCTCTTCTGGGCCTGGGCATCGGGCCCTTTATGATTCTCATGTACTTTGCAACCTCCCTGTCCTTCCACAGGTGCTTTATTTCTCCCTCTAGTCTCAGCCCCTGGTCGAGGTTGCTGGCGAGTGATGCCACTTACACTTTGCTCCAGGGGTGGTATCTCTGGGCTGGATTCCCTGGCTTGGGGGCTTCAACTGGCCCACGGTTTATATATGTTCTATAAGCTGTTTAAGCTTTTCCATGTCCCCGCGTCCATCCAACGTCCATGCATGCATGACAGTAGTCGTGCCTATCCCTGAGCATGGacatgcacacatgtacacacacacacacacacacacgggcatgTACCTATGCAGAACTCCACATGTACGTGTCTCCACGAGAGAGGATTTTGGTCAGCACCCCCTTGTTTACTGTCCCAGTTGTTTTCTGTCCCCCGCCTCCCCTCTGTGGACCAAGCCCATGTGCACATTTAGCTCCACGGGTCGTTCTTGGAACGATACAAACACCTGGGATTGCCCTGCCTATGGGACGGTGTGGTTGAAAGTGGGCACAGTGGGAGGCTGAGTCACTTGCACCTGTGTTCTGTTTCCTCCCGGTTGCCTTCGACAGGTTGACCGTGGGGAGCACGCAGGCTCGATTCCATTCCCCGTGCCCCTGTCTGTGGCACCATACAGGAAGACAAGGTGCTAGGGGCCCAGCCGACTTGGGACACGCTTTCCTCTTCCTGCAGCTCTCAGGTTCGTTCGAGTGTCCCCGGGCCGTCTTCTTAGAGAGGTGCTCCTGGGCTCCCTTTGCTCTGTAGGTGTTGGCCCTGAGCTGGTTTCTCTTTCCCCCTCAGGCAGCTGTGGGAGGCCATTGGGAACCAGGTCGTGGCTACGTGTGTGCTACAATGTCCTGAAGAAAGTGCAGATGGATCCAGCACTTGGGTGAAGGAATTAGGCTCTGAAGGTGAGGCTGAAAAGAGGAGGTGGGCTCCCTTCCCGTCTGCCCTACTGTTTACTACTAAACACGCACAGAGCCCCCACCCTGATGGCCACCCTGGGAATCTTGCCTGCCCCGGGGGCCACAGTCAACCCGTCCCTGGTGCAGAAAGCGGCACCCTCTTCATTCGCCGGGAGGCCCTCTGACCACTCAGGGCCTCACTGACTTCCTCAAGGACAAGGCTACCTTTCCGTTCCTCTCGGTAGCTCCTCTGTGTTGGCCGAGCCTACCGCTCAGCTGTCCCCGGCAGCTTACACACCCCGCGGTCCGCAGACCCCCTGGTAACGGGTTGGCCAGGTGACACCGAAGAGCCTGACTTAGAAGCCGGGGGCCCTGTCAGTGTCACCTGGGGCAGACCTCCTTCAGGTTCTGTGTGATACACAGAGAGAATGTGCCCCCAGCGGCACCGGCAGAGACATGCCAGGAGAGAAGGGCATAGGGACCGGAGGATGTGATCGCTTTAGACAGGCAGGGAGGCGGGATATCTGACAGAAGGGCTCCCGGCcacagtcagagaaagagacacaAGCTCACGCGCGGAAAGGGCAGAGCCCCCAACACAGGCAGGGCTGAGCTTAGAAGCTGCCTCGCGAGGGACAAGGACACCAAGACCCTGGCCGACTTCAACACATAAACCGTCTTCACAGagactgagcctgcgtgctcccTCCTGAGTGGATGAGGCAGATCCCCGCTGGACAAGAAGTCATACTTCTCAGGGCCCCGATGCCCCGATACGCCAAGGGACGATGCGGTGAGGGACAGCATGGAGGATGTGGGCCCTCCACCTTGAACAACACCTACAGGGGAAGCCCTGTGTACCGTGCCCCAGCGGGGCTGACAGGTTTCCACCCTCAAAGCCGAAGCTTTGTACCCCAGGGTGAATCTCAGTGAGGCGCATCCACTGGGTTGGACCACGAGGCCCCGGCGGCGGGCACCCGGGGCCCCAGTGGGCAGTGTAAGCCTTCCTTCCCCACCGGAGGAGGGCCTGACCATTTCCCCCACATCATGCCCGGGCAGGCGGGCCGCACCTGAACCCAGCCATGGCGCCTTACGCGTGGGTGGCCCAGGACAAGCTGTGCGAGGACGCTGTCCAACCTTCCCTCCAGCCTTTCATCCTTGCCAGGCCCCTCCCAGCAGCGCTGACCAGGGCAAGAGGGCTCAAGGGACTTGGCCCCGGCTGAGGGTCGGAGGTCCCCCACTGCCCTGTGTCCCGCGTTCAGCCGCAGGGCCGCGGCACGTAGTTTCCCTTTGCCTCCACAGTAGGGAACCCTAGGCACCGGAGTGTGGGAGCCATGAGGAGGCTCCCTTCCAGCTTAAGGATCACGGAGCTGAGGAGGGACAGAgttcctgtctgtctgtctgtctgtctgtctctctgcctgAGAGAGGGGACAGCAGCCAGAGCGGGGCAGGCCTTCCTCTCTAGGCCACGGCTGTGTGCCACCCTAGAAGTGTACACCACGGCCCTCAGGGCTTCAGATCGCCAAGGCTGATGCACGGCAGGTCGCAGCCAGTGCAGCTGGGAGGCGAGGACGAGGGAGGATTCCTGAACCCGCCCTGGTGCTGCAACCCTCCTCGGCTTTGAAACAGCTGCGGGGGTGCAGTGGGCACCCACGTGTTCTCAGGAGTCCAAACAGGCAAAGGAAGGTCAGCGTGGTACCTCAGGGACAGAGGTGCTCCCCTTGGAACCAAAGTGCAGGCAACGGGGAGGGA
Encoded proteins:
- the LOC137757661 gene encoding testis-specific Y-encoded protein 3-like, with the protein product MGSKAGPGEGGTAQGPWVILGVGGGPQKAGARGSPGVVREVGRVPALADGCGEGAAIFSGEVVQQGAALLEGEVARIGEVFWLPVEDIMEEVEVVAEEDEEQEQQEEQMLEEPGPSPKSAPSPLEVLEAVQLQMEPLNRQCTRACARLKLRTLWRRKTYLEHRSTIIQSIPGFWVKVFVNHHQMSATMNDLDKDMLRYMTNLKVEELRYPSDCCKIVLFFRNNRYFQNEVVVKEYLINVTGYVASHSTPIQWHQRFESEAYSRRHHSSSRDFFRWFCDHSFAGSSRIAEIISEDLWPNPLLYYPREEGTTGTEPSCPQKARALVCNPKLHIAEKSTAFGGSSPWSSTLEWLLLGLTPLKLPETQCRWAERLGLKLPPPLFPHCQKAQPWKFDMNKERGKAEMKAYAVLKLNRLEEGDPQKVKGTEASWWSGRCQKEPKSRRDSSGKLHT